In the Salinisphaera sp. T31B1 genome, one interval contains:
- a CDS encoding PilT/PilU family type 4a pilus ATPase — MDRAQATKLLTVLLERLSAEGGSDLFITSGFPPAIKKDGQISPLMERPLTHEQSALIVRSIMNDRQAREFDEFKECQFAISPPSGRYRVSAFVQQGRVGAVLRVINTEIPDFDVLGLPPVLKDVVMAERGLVIFAGATGSGKSTSLAAMLGYRNAHSAGHIISIEDPIEFVHPHGKSIVTQREVGVDTQSWENALKNTLRQAPNVILIGEVRTRETMEYAINFAETGHLVLCTMHANNANQALDRIINFFDESRREQLLMDMSLNLNALVSQRLVRRVGGGRAAAVEVLLNTPLVSDMIFKGKVGQLKEAMARAQEQGMKTFDQALFELFESGVIDYAEALRNADSQNELRLNIKLNSERGRQDLRADPRVQTMSMQADDDDDVAGDHG; from the coding sequence ATGGATAGAGCGCAGGCGACCAAGCTGCTCACGGTGCTGCTGGAGCGGCTGTCGGCCGAGGGCGGTTCGGATCTTTTCATTACCAGCGGCTTTCCGCCGGCGATCAAGAAGGACGGCCAGATCTCGCCGTTGATGGAGCGTCCACTTACCCACGAGCAGTCGGCGCTGATCGTGCGCTCGATCATGAACGATCGTCAGGCGCGCGAGTTCGACGAGTTCAAGGAATGCCAGTTCGCGATCTCGCCGCCGTCCGGGCGCTATCGCGTATCGGCGTTCGTCCAGCAGGGGCGTGTCGGGGCGGTGCTGCGCGTGATCAACACCGAGATTCCGGATTTCGACGTGCTCGGATTGCCGCCGGTGCTCAAGGACGTGGTCATGGCCGAACGCGGGCTGGTGATCTTCGCGGGCGCAACCGGCTCGGGCAAGTCGACCTCGCTGGCTGCGATGCTCGGGTATCGCAACGCCCATTCGGCCGGTCACATCATCAGCATCGAGGATCCGATCGAGTTCGTGCATCCGCACGGCAAGTCGATCGTGACCCAGCGTGAGGTGGGTGTGGACACCCAGTCGTGGGAGAACGCGCTCAAGAACACGCTGCGCCAGGCGCCCAACGTCATCCTCATCGGCGAAGTACGTACGCGCGAAACCATGGAATACGCGATCAACTTCGCCGAGACCGGCCACCTGGTGCTGTGCACGATGCACGCCAACAATGCCAACCAGGCGCTGGATCGCATCATCAACTTCTTCGACGAGTCCCGGCGCGAGCAGCTGCTCATGGATATGTCGCTGAATCTGAACGCGCTGGTCTCCCAACGCCTGGTGCGCCGCGTGGGCGGCGGACGAGCGGCCGCGGTGGAAGTGCTGCTCAACACGCCGCTGGTTTCGGACATGATATTCAAGGGCAAGGTCGGCCAGCTCAAGGAGGCCATGGCTCGGGCCCAGGAGCAGGGCATGAAGACCTTCGACCAGGCGCTGTTCGAACTGTTCGAGTCCGGCGTGATCGACTATGCAGAAGCGCTGCGCAACGCCGATTCCCAGAACGAGCTGCGTCTGAACATCAAGCTCAACAGCGAACGCGGGCGTCAGGATCTGCGTGCCGACCCGCGCGTGCAGACGATGTCGATGCAGGCCGACGACGACGATGACGTGGCAGGCGATCATGGCTGA
- a CDS encoding succinylglutamate desuccinylase/aspartoacylase family protein: MSQTADSQPSRPAERASTDKPEPLVIGGQTIEAGSRATVDIPVADLYTHAKLTMPVNVVRGRRPGPVLFVSAAVHGDELNGVEIIRRVLKLRGLKQLRGTLIAVPIVNVHGFLRHSRYLPDRRDLNRSFPGSANGSVASRLAKVFVDEIVMKSDYGIDLHTGAIHRSNLPQIRADLSQATVKRLADAFGCPLLIDASLREGSLREYADRKGVPLLLYEAGEALRFDEFSIRAGVRGISNVMRELEMLPRRRRSKVPPKPVVALDSNWERAPESGILRSLVELGEYVSKDQVLAYVADPFGETEIEVRSEHAGIVIGRSYLPLAHAGDALYHVARVKGAQKLASRVEAYQSAHEPDEGKNSTGESGEPPVV; this comes from the coding sequence ATGAGCCAAACCGCCGATTCCCAGCCGAGCCGGCCTGCCGAGCGGGCGAGCACGGACAAGCCCGAGCCGCTCGTCATCGGCGGCCAGACCATCGAAGCCGGCAGCCGTGCGACCGTGGATATTCCGGTCGCCGATCTGTATACCCACGCCAAACTGACCATGCCCGTCAACGTGGTGCGCGGCCGCCGGCCGGGCCCGGTGCTGTTCGTATCCGCAGCCGTGCACGGCGACGAGCTGAACGGCGTCGAGATCATCCGCCGGGTGCTCAAACTGCGCGGGCTCAAGCAGCTGCGCGGCACGCTCATCGCGGTGCCCATCGTCAACGTGCACGGCTTTCTGCGACATTCGCGTTATCTGCCCGACCGGCGCGATCTCAACCGCTCGTTTCCCGGCAGTGCCAACGGCTCGGTCGCCTCGCGTCTGGCCAAGGTGTTCGTCGACGAGATCGTGATGAAGTCGGATTACGGTATCGACCTGCATACCGGAGCCATCCACCGTTCGAACCTGCCACAGATTCGTGCCGATCTGTCGCAGGCCACGGTCAAGCGCCTGGCCGATGCCTTTGGTTGCCCGTTGTTGATCGACGCCTCGTTGCGTGAAGGCTCGCTGCGTGAATACGCCGATCGCAAGGGCGTGCCGCTGTTGCTCTACGAGGCCGGCGAAGCGCTGCGTTTCGACGAATTCTCGATCCGGGCGGGCGTACGCGGCATATCCAACGTCATGCGGGAACTGGAGATGCTGCCCCGGCGTCGGCGCAGCAAAGTGCCGCCCAAGCCGGTGGTCGCACTCGATTCCAACTGGGAGCGCGCGCCGGAGTCCGGCATTCTGCGTTCGCTGGTCGAACTGGGCGAGTACGTGAGCAAGGATCAGGTGCTGGCCTATGTGGCCGACCCGTTCGGCGAAACCGAGATCGAGGTTCGCTCGGAGCATGCCGGCATCGTGATCGGCCGGTCCTACCTTCCGCTGGCCCATGCGGGGGATGCGCTTTACCACGTCGCCCGCGTCAAGGGCGCTCAGAAGCTGGCCAGTCGCGTCGAGGCGTATCAGTCTGCCCACGAGCCCGACGAGGGCAAGAACTCGACCGGCGAATCCGGCGAGCCGCCGGTGGTGTGA
- a CDS encoding type IV pilus twitching motility protein PilT, producing MDISQLLAFSVKQNASDLHLSAGLPPMIRVDGDMRRINLPAMEHKEVFDLVYDIMNDRQRKEYDENLETDFSFEIAGLARFRVNVFYQNRGAAAVFRTIPSEVLSLDDLDAPRIFREIAALPRGLVLVTGPTGSGKSTTLAAMVNHKNEHELGHILTVEDPIEFVHASRKCLINQREVSRDTHSFSAALRSALREDPDTILVGELRDLETIRLALTAAETGHLVFGTLHTSSAAKTIDRVIDVFPGAEKDMVRAMLSESLRAVISQTLLKKKAGGRIAAHEIMIGTPAIRNLIREGKVAQMYSSIQTGQSAGMQTLDQCLADLVRRGVVAREEAARRAANRDALAGHG from the coding sequence ATGGATATTTCTCAGTTACTGGCCTTTTCGGTCAAGCAGAACGCATCCGATCTGCATCTGTCGGCCGGGCTGCCGCCCATGATCCGTGTCGATGGCGATATGCGTCGGATCAATCTTCCGGCGATGGAACACAAGGAAGTGTTCGATCTCGTCTACGACATCATGAACGATCGTCAGCGCAAGGAATACGACGAGAATCTGGAGACCGATTTCTCGTTCGAGATTGCCGGGTTGGCCCGTTTCCGTGTCAACGTGTTCTACCAGAATCGCGGGGCGGCCGCGGTATTCCGGACCATTCCCTCGGAGGTGCTCAGCCTCGACGATCTGGATGCGCCGCGCATCTTTCGCGAGATTGCCGCGCTGCCGCGCGGGCTGGTGCTGGTCACCGGCCCGACCGGTTCGGGCAAGTCGACCACACTGGCGGCGATGGTCAACCACAAGAACGAACACGAGCTCGGCCATATCCTGACTGTCGAGGACCCGATCGAGTTCGTGCACGCATCGCGCAAGTGTCTGATCAACCAGCGCGAAGTCTCGCGCGATACGCATTCGTTCTCGGCGGCACTGCGCAGCGCGCTGCGCGAGGACCCGGACACCATCCTGGTCGGCGAACTGCGCGATCTGGAAACCATCCGCCTGGCGCTGACTGCGGCCGAGACCGGCCATCTGGTGTTCGGCACGCTGCATACCTCATCGGCGGCCAAGACCATCGATCGCGTGATCGACGTATTCCCCGGGGCCGAGAAGGACATGGTGCGCGCCATGCTTTCGGAGTCGTTGCGCGCGGTGATCTCGCAGACCCTGCTCAAGAAAAAGGCCGGCGGCCGGATCGCTGCCCACGAGATCATGATCGGCACGCCGGCGATCCGGAACCTGATCCGCGAAGGCAAGGTCGCGCAGATGTATTCCTCGATCCAGACCGGCCAGTCGGCGGGCATGCAGACCCTGGACCAGTGTCTGGCCGACCTGGTTCGGCGCGGCGTGGTAGCGCGTGAGGAAGCCGCTCGCCGCGCGGCCAATCGCGATGCGTTGGCCGGTCACGGCTAG
- a CDS encoding ACT domain-containing protein yields MTGVAADHPARGLLARLKPIRHAGRYRFVALEDPVSLPAEACICLMREAEGLSAIVAVEHVPPGARVMDFPASWITLGVESSLDGVGLTAAVAQRLADAGIACNVVAAIHHDHLFVPEADADRAMAELCALQQAAARAGDIAGETTATRTTPA; encoded by the coding sequence ATGACCGGCGTCGCGGCGGACCACCCGGCCCGCGGCCTGCTCGCACGATTGAAGCCGATACGCCATGCCGGCCGATATCGGTTCGTCGCCCTCGAGGATCCCGTATCACTCCCCGCCGAGGCGTGTATCTGTCTGATGCGCGAAGCCGAAGGCCTGTCGGCGATCGTCGCCGTCGAGCATGTGCCCCCCGGCGCGCGAGTGATGGATTTTCCGGCCAGCTGGATCACGCTCGGCGTCGAGTCGTCGCTCGACGGCGTGGGTCTGACTGCCGCGGTGGCCCAGCGTCTGGCGGACGCGGGCATCGCCTGCAACGTGGTGGCGGCCATCCACCATGACCATCTGTTCGTGCCCGAAGCCGACGCCGATCGGGCCATGGCCGAACTGTGCGCCCTGCAACAGGCCGCCGCACGGGCCGGCGATATCGCTGGCGAAACCACTGCTACCAGGACCACACCGGCATGA
- a CDS encoding YggS family pyridoxal phosphate-dependent enzyme produces the protein MNDSSANRSAIDRHDIAARLARVHERMRTAAERHGRDIGDIALVAVSKTKPAALVEAALAAGQRDFGENYLQDALAKIEALATHDPIWHFIGDIQSNKTRDIAARFAWVHAVDRYKIARRLSDQRPEDMPPLNLCIQINIDDEQSKAGIAATDAPELAEQIAQLPGVRLRGLMSIPAYSDDPDAQRRPFAALRGLMEQLNDRGHTLDTLSMGMSADLEAAIAEGATHVRVGTDIFGARD, from the coding sequence ATGAACGACTCTTCGGCCAACCGCTCGGCCATCGACCGGCACGATATCGCCGCCCGCCTGGCTCGGGTCCACGAACGCATGCGCACCGCCGCCGAGCGCCACGGACGCGACATCGGCGATATCGCGCTGGTGGCCGTGAGCAAGACCAAGCCCGCTGCGCTGGTGGAAGCCGCACTCGCAGCCGGCCAACGCGATTTCGGCGAGAACTACCTGCAGGACGCATTGGCCAAGATAGAGGCCCTTGCCACCCATGACCCGATCTGGCATTTCATCGGCGATATCCAGTCGAACAAGACCCGCGACATCGCCGCCCGGTTCGCCTGGGTACATGCGGTGGATCGCTACAAGATCGCGCGCCGACTGTCCGATCAGCGGCCCGAGGATATGCCGCCACTCAACCTGTGTATCCAGATCAATATCGACGACGAGCAGAGCAAGGCCGGCATCGCGGCCACGGACGCGCCGGAACTGGCCGAGCAGATTGCCCAGCTGCCCGGCGTACGCCTGCGCGGGCTGATGAGCATTCCCGCCTACAGCGACGACCCGGATGCCCAGCGCCGGCCGTTCGCGGCGCTGCGTGGTCTGATGGAACAGCTCAACGACCGCGGCCATACCCTCGATACCCTGTCGATGGGCATGAGCGCGGATCTGGAAGCCGCGATCGCGGAGGGGGCCACGCATGTGCGGGTGGGCACCGACATCTTCGGCGCACGCGACTGA
- a CDS encoding sensor histidine kinase: MSRASLQRRLFAGALVWIVVALVVTGLALSLLFREHIEREMGRRLEADFLQLVSHLSVTADGRLSAVRPLSDPLYERALSGRYWQISGPDGQPLLRSRSLWQQRLSADPSVGDGAQRITGVRDAPLLAVARTITLPRYGSPLTITVAATLAPVDSAVAAFRRILVLALGLLAAGLIGAAALQVGLGLRPLRQLRAELSAMRSAGARRVSGDYPGEVAPLVDDLNTVLDDNDALIERARQQAANLAHALKTPLSVMANEADRLSRAGDSARADRLQGQVDAMRRQIDWHLARTRIAGARRSGVVTEVAPVIDGLTRTLQRLFGDAGRVIDTECAPDLLFAGEAQDLEQMMGNLMENACKWSRGIVEVRAVPGDGRLHIRVDDDGPGLTADQRRDAVQRGQRFDESTPGSGLGLAIVSDLASAYAGRLSLAPAALGGLSARLELPIQPRPGAGRGLMRSGG; encoded by the coding sequence TTGAGCCGTGCCTCGCTCCAACGCCGGCTTTTTGCCGGGGCGCTGGTCTGGATCGTGGTCGCACTGGTGGTCACCGGTCTGGCGCTGTCGCTGCTGTTTCGGGAGCATATCGAACGCGAAATGGGTCGCCGTCTGGAGGCCGATTTTCTACAGCTGGTGTCGCATCTGTCGGTCACCGCGGACGGGCGGCTGAGCGCGGTTCGGCCATTGAGCGATCCGCTCTATGAACGCGCCCTGTCGGGTCGCTACTGGCAGATCAGCGGCCCGGACGGCCAGCCGCTGCTGCGTTCGCGCTCACTGTGGCAGCAGCGGCTGAGTGCCGATCCGTCGGTCGGCGACGGCGCGCAGCGGATCACCGGGGTTCGTGATGCCCCGCTGTTGGCGGTCGCGCGCACCATCACGCTGCCGCGCTATGGCTCACCGTTGACGATCACCGTGGCCGCGACGCTGGCGCCGGTGGACTCGGCGGTGGCGGCATTCCGACGCATCCTTGTGCTCGCGCTCGGGCTGCTCGCAGCCGGGCTGATCGGTGCCGCGGCACTGCAGGTCGGTCTCGGTCTGCGGCCACTGCGCCAGCTGCGCGCCGAACTGTCTGCCATGCGCAGCGCTGGCGCGCGCCGTGTCTCGGGCGACTATCCCGGCGAAGTCGCGCCGCTGGTGGACGACCTGAATACCGTGCTCGACGACAACGACGCGCTGATCGAACGCGCTCGTCAGCAGGCCGCCAATCTTGCACATGCGCTCAAGACACCGCTGTCGGTCATGGCGAACGAGGCGGATCGTCTGTCCCGCGCCGGCGACAGTGCACGTGCCGATCGGCTGCAGGGCCAGGTCGATGCCATGCGCCGCCAGATCGACTGGCATCTGGCGCGTACCCGCATCGCCGGTGCGCGCCGTTCCGGCGTGGTCACCGAGGTCGCGCCGGTGATCGACGGGCTGACACGCACGCTGCAACGGCTGTTCGGCGATGCCGGGCGCGTCATCGATACCGAGTGTGCCCCGGATCTGCTGTTTGCCGGCGAGGCGCAGGACCTGGAACAGATGATGGGAAACCTCATGGAAAATGCGTGCAAGTGGTCGCGCGGCATCGTGGAGGTGCGGGCCGTACCCGGCGATGGCCGGCTGCATATTCGTGTCGACGACGACGGGCCCGGTCTGACCGCCGACCAGCGGCGCGATGCCGTACAGCGCGGGCAGCGTTTCGACGAATCCACCCCGGGTTCGGGCCTGGGGCTGGCGATCGTCAGCGATCTGGCATCGGCTTATGCCGGCCGGCTGTCGCTCGCGCCGGCCGCCCTGGGCGGGCTGTCGGCCCGACTGGAACTGCCGATCCAGCCCCGGCCCGGCGCCGGGCGCGGGCTCATGCGCTCCGGCGGCTGA
- the pyrR gene encoding bifunctional pyr operon transcriptional regulator/uracil phosphoribosyltransferase PyrR, with protein MTPSQQSYDVDAALAALRGQLAPLVEATPDAVMVGVETGGAWIAERLHADLGLSEPLGTLNISFYRDDFSTVGLHPSVGPSSIEAEIDGRTVILVDDVLYTGRTVRAALNELFDYGRPAAVRLAVLVDRGARELPFAPDAVGLHIDIERGRQIKLTGPEPLRLEMR; from the coding sequence ATGACCCCTTCCCAGCAGAGTTACGATGTCGATGCCGCGCTTGCGGCCCTGCGCGGACAACTTGCCCCGCTGGTTGAGGCCACGCCCGACGCCGTGATGGTCGGCGTGGAGACCGGCGGCGCCTGGATCGCGGAGCGCCTGCACGCCGATCTGGGGCTGAGCGAGCCGCTGGGCACGCTCAACATCAGTTTCTATCGTGACGATTTCTCTACGGTGGGCCTGCACCCGAGCGTCGGACCGTCCAGCATCGAGGCCGAGATCGATGGCCGCACGGTGATTCTGGTGGACGACGTGCTCTATACCGGCCGCACCGTGCGGGCCGCGCTCAACGAGCTGTTCGACTACGGCCGGCCGGCCGCGGTACGGCTGGCCGTGCTGGTGGATCGCGGCGCGCGTGAACTGCCTTTCGCGCCCGACGCCGTCGGCCTGCACATAGATATCGAACGCGGCCGCCAGATCAAGCTCACCGGCCCGGAGCCGCTACGGCTGGAGATGCGATGA
- the rimK gene encoding 30S ribosomal protein S6--L-glutamate ligase, producing the protein MNIVIMSRNRNLYSTRRLIEACKAREHEVSVVDPLRCYMNIVPHAPEIHYKGKKLENIDAVIPRIGASITFYATAVLRQFEMIGVYPLNESVAISRSRDKLRSMQLLSRKGIGLPVTGFAHSPDDTDDLLDLVGGNQYVIKLTEGTQGKGVVLTETRGAAESVIDAFRGLDAHFLVQEFVKEARGADIRCFVIGDKVVASMKRQGKEGEFRSNLHRGGSATVIKITPEERSTAVRAAKIMGLNVAGVDLLRSNHGPVVMEVNSSPGLEGIEGATGKDIAGQIIAFIENYSKRGKTRTRGGG; encoded by the coding sequence ATGAACATCGTCATCATGTCTCGCAACCGCAACCTGTACTCCACGCGGCGGCTGATCGAGGCCTGCAAGGCGCGCGAGCACGAGGTGTCGGTGGTCGATCCGCTGCGCTGCTACATGAACATCGTGCCGCATGCGCCGGAGATTCACTACAAGGGCAAGAAGCTCGAGAACATCGACGCGGTGATTCCGCGTATCGGCGCCTCGATCACCTTCTATGCCACCGCCGTGCTGCGCCAGTTCGAGATGATCGGCGTCTATCCGCTCAACGAGTCCGTGGCGATCTCGCGCTCGAGAGACAAGCTGCGCTCCATGCAGCTGCTCTCGCGCAAGGGCATCGGCCTGCCGGTGACCGGCTTTGCCCACTCGCCGGACGATACCGACGACTTGCTGGATCTGGTCGGCGGCAACCAGTATGTCATCAAGCTCACCGAGGGGACCCAGGGCAAGGGCGTGGTACTTACCGAGACCCGCGGTGCGGCCGAGTCGGTGATCGATGCCTTCCGCGGCCTGGACGCGCATTTCCTGGTGCAGGAGTTCGTCAAGGAGGCCCGCGGCGCCGATATCCGGTGTTTCGTGATTGGCGACAAGGTCGTGGCCTCGATGAAGCGCCAGGGCAAGGAAGGCGAGTTCCGCTCGAACCTGCACCGGGGCGGCAGCGCCACGGTGATCAAGATCACCCCGGAAGAGCGGTCCACGGCGGTCAGGGCCGCCAAGATCATGGGCCTGAACGTCGCCGGTGTGGATCTGCTGCGTTCCAACCACGGGCCGGTGGTCATGGAGGTGAACTCCTCGCCGGGCCTGGAAGGTATCGAAGGTGCGACCGGCAAGGACATCGCCGGCCAGATCATCGCCTTCATCGAAAACTACTCCAAGCGCGGCAAGACCCGGACTCGCGGCGGCGGCTAG
- a CDS encoding PilT/PilU family type 4a pilus ATPase: MAEPDAPIDTLDPYLQLAMDKQASDVYVTTHAPVMLRVEGEIYPVKGQARELLTPQVVESLALGLMNEHQQAEFEREQEIDFAVRFGAQGRFRVNIFRQRGSAAIVLRNIGNVPSFDDFEMPDVLKRLAMQKRGLVMVVGATGSGKSTTLAAMINHRNENASGHILTIEDPIEFLYRHKRSIVNQRELGTDTRAFDRAIRSAMREAPDVVQIGEIRDLATAEACLQLAGTGHLALSTLHGSNAYQCLQRLISLFPEAAREALFMDLSLNLRAIVSQRLVTGLDGRRVAAYEVLLNTPYIADLIRKGRIDSVREAMDEADAADGMATFDDSLLALVRARRISAEQALSYADSRDNLQSRLAFEKI; encoded by the coding sequence ATGGCTGAACCGGACGCGCCGATCGACACGCTCGACCCTTATCTGCAGCTGGCCATGGACAAGCAGGCCTCGGACGTCTACGTGACCACGCATGCACCGGTGATGCTGCGCGTCGAGGGCGAGATCTATCCGGTCAAGGGCCAAGCACGAGAGTTGCTCACCCCGCAGGTGGTCGAATCCCTCGCACTCGGGCTGATGAACGAACACCAGCAGGCCGAGTTCGAACGCGAACAGGAAATCGACTTCGCCGTGCGCTTTGGCGCGCAGGGGCGGTTCCGGGTGAACATCTTTCGCCAGCGCGGCTCGGCGGCGATCGTGTTGCGCAACATCGGCAATGTGCCCAGCTTCGACGATTTCGAGATGCCGGACGTGCTCAAGCGCCTGGCCATGCAGAAACGTGGTCTGGTGATGGTGGTGGGCGCGACGGGGTCGGGCAAGTCGACCACGCTCGCGGCGATGATCAACCACCGCAACGAAAACGCCAGCGGGCATATCCTCACCATCGAGGACCCGATCGAGTTTCTCTATCGTCACAAGCGCTCGATCGTCAACCAGCGCGAGCTGGGCACCGACACCCGTGCATTCGATCGTGCCATCCGCTCGGCGATGCGCGAGGCACCGGACGTGGTCCAGATCGGCGAGATCCGCGATCTGGCCACCGCCGAGGCCTGTCTGCAGCTGGCCGGCACCGGTCATCTGGCGTTGTCGACATTGCACGGCAGCAACGCCTATCAGTGTCTGCAGCGCCTGATCTCGCTATTTCCCGAGGCCGCGCGAGAGGCGTTGTTCATGGATCTGTCGCTCAACTTGCGGGCCATCGTCTCCCAGCGGTTGGTCACCGGGCTGGACGGGCGCCGCGTAGCCGCCTACGAGGTATTGCTGAACACGCCCTATATCGCCGATCTGATCCGCAAGGGCCGGATCGATTCGGTGCGCGAAGCCATGGACGAAGCCGATGCGGCCGACGGCATGGCCACGTTCGACGATTCGCTGCTGGCTCTGGTGCGCGCACGGCGCATTTCCGCCGAGCAGGCGCTGTCCTATGCCGATTCGCGCGATAACCTGCAGAGCCGCCTGGCCTTCGAGAAGATCTGA
- a CDS encoding RimK/LysX family protein, which produces MADAPDKTLIGWREWVGLPDLGIEYIKAKIDTGARTSALHTFSLEVAHEAGERTARFGVHPFQKDVDTIVWCQAPVVDERRVRDSGGHQEWRFVIATDVRMGPRRWPIELTLTARDTMLFRMLVGRTAMRSLRVDPLASFITGRPPGAGTL; this is translated from the coding sequence ATGGCTGACGCGCCGGACAAGACGCTGATCGGCTGGCGTGAATGGGTCGGGCTGCCGGATCTGGGCATCGAGTACATCAAGGCCAAGATCGATACCGGCGCACGAACCTCCGCGCTGCATACCTTTTCGCTGGAGGTGGCACACGAGGCCGGCGAACGTACGGCCCGTTTCGGTGTTCATCCATTCCAGAAGGATGTCGATACGATCGTCTGGTGTCAGGCGCCGGTGGTCGACGAGCGGCGCGTGCGCGATTCCGGCGGGCACCAGGAATGGCGCTTCGTGATCGCCACCGATGTTCGTATGGGACCGCGCCGCTGGCCGATCGAATTGACGTTGACCGCGCGCGATACAATGCTTTTCCGTATGCTGGTGGGGCGCACTGCGATGCGCTCTCTGCGCGTGGATCCTCTTGCGTCCTTCATTACTGGCCGACCGCCGGGAGCCGGAACCCTATGA
- a CDS encoding aspartate carbamoyltransferase catalytic subunit, translated as MTDLQIDAHGRLRHLLTTEGLPRALIQRILDTAETFVPEAGVPPKKVPLLRGKTVFNLFFENSTRTRTTFELAAKRLSADVINMDVAHSSKSKGEDDLDTLYTLQAMGADIFAIRHPENGAAARFAAHAAPHVAIVNAGDGSHAHPTQGLLDVFTIRRHRPDFDALRVAIVGDVRHSRVAHSTIHALRTLGTRDIRVVGPRHFLPADPAALGVSATTDTAAGLNGADVVMGLRIQRERIEGDALADVADYHSQFGLHAANLAHASATALVMHPGPINRGVEINADIAYGQQSVILEQVRNGIAVRMAVMAIIAGNRAPGGGPPSA; from the coding sequence ATGACCGATCTACAGATCGACGCCCACGGGCGCCTGCGCCATCTGCTGACCACCGAAGGGCTGCCTCGCGCGCTCATCCAGCGCATTCTCGACACCGCCGAGACATTCGTACCCGAGGCCGGCGTGCCACCCAAGAAGGTGCCGCTGCTGCGCGGCAAGACCGTATTCAACCTGTTCTTCGAGAACTCCACGCGCACACGCACCACGTTCGAGCTGGCGGCCAAGCGTCTGTCGGCGGACGTCATCAACATGGACGTCGCGCACTCGTCCAAGTCCAAGGGTGAGGACGACCTCGACACCCTCTATACGCTGCAGGCCATGGGCGCCGACATCTTCGCGATCCGGCATCCGGAAAACGGCGCGGCCGCCCGGTTCGCTGCACATGCCGCACCCCACGTGGCGATCGTCAATGCCGGCGACGGCAGCCATGCGCACCCCACTCAGGGCTTGCTGGACGTATTCACGATCCGCCGTCATCGGCCGGATTTCGATGCCCTGCGCGTGGCGATCGTCGGCGACGTGCGCCATTCGCGCGTGGCTCATTCGACCATTCATGCTCTGCGTACGCTGGGCACGCGCGATATCCGCGTGGTCGGCCCACGGCATTTCCTGCCGGCCGACCCGGCCGCCCTCGGGGTCTCGGCCACCACTGACACAGCCGCCGGCCTGAACGGCGCGGATGTAGTCATGGGCCTGCGGATTCAGCGCGAACGTATCGAGGGCGATGCGCTGGCAGACGTTGCCGACTATCACAGCCAGTTCGGCCTGCATGCGGCCAACCTCGCCCATGCGTCGGCCACCGCGCTGGTCATGCACCCGGGGCCGATCAACCGGGGTGTGGAGATCAACGCCGATATCGCCTACGGCCAACAGTCGGTGATTCTCGAACAGGTGCGCAACGGTATTGCCGTACGCATGGCGGTCATGGCGATCATCGCCGGCAACCGTGCGCCCGGCGGCGGGCCGCCCTCGGCCTGA
- the rpiA gene encoding ribose-5-phosphate isomerase RpiA: protein MNKQDELKRAAAEAAYEHVRDGEYLGVGTGSTVNHFIDVLAERRPEISGCVSSSKATTERLRAAGFDVVDLNSSGALGVYIDGADEANEHLELIKGGGGALTREKIIAGAARTFVCMVDESKQVDLLGRFPLPVEVIEMARSSVARALVKLGGEPELRTGFISDNGHPILDVHNLEILNPIELEDAINALPGVVTVGLFARRPADVLIVGTPDGVQVSRRSA, encoded by the coding sequence ATGAACAAGCAGGACGAACTCAAACGCGCCGCCGCCGAGGCTGCCTACGAACACGTACGCGACGGCGAGTACCTGGGCGTGGGCACGGGCTCGACCGTCAACCATTTCATCGACGTGCTGGCCGAGCGCCGGCCGGAGATTTCAGGCTGCGTGTCCAGTTCCAAGGCCACCACCGAGCGCCTGCGCGCCGCCGGCTTCGACGTCGTCGATCTGAACAGCAGCGGGGCGCTGGGGGTGTATATCGACGGCGCAGACGAAGCCAACGAACACCTGGAGCTGATCAAGGGCGGCGGCGGCGCACTCACCCGCGAGAAGATCATCGCCGGCGCGGCGCGCACGTTCGTGTGCATGGTCGACGAGTCCAAGCAGGTGGATCTGCTCGGACGCTTCCCGCTGCCGGTCGAGGTCATCGAGATGGCCCGGTCGAGCGTGGCCCGCGCCCTGGTCAAGCTGGGCGGCGAACCGGAGCTGCGCACCGGCTTCATCAGCGACAACGGCCATCCGATCCTGGATGTACACAATCTGGAGATCCTCAACCCGATCGAACTGGAAGACGCCATCAACGCCCTGCCCGGGGTGGTGACCGTGGGCCTGTTCGCGCGACGCCCGGCCGATGTGCTGATCGTGGGCACGCCCGACGGCGTTCAGGTCAGCCGCCGGAGCGCATGA